A single Amphiura filiformis chromosome 8, Afil_fr2py, whole genome shotgun sequence DNA region contains:
- the LOC140158661 gene encoding uncharacterized protein → MGLLHDSAARLMPLLYTFVDVCFALTIISDLGSADVICDRRNQTSPGVEELAMYCQNGGSCTLLGCHCDGGFYGTVCQHSVINAVIVVVVCILPPASWTMVFCYGCKERRRKRRLRQLRRQRQIERNASTDNLSPSFFADDLPPSYSEIAHNNPIALCGMDEEPYQSYTDGPPPPDYDDVLKKAIELGAILPLQATRHSLDIEATHSTYNEGVHQETPIDRVESSPSSVNDSLSSPPVTITTIDETMSTRSEGVMEDSRVQSSVILGDNPVHHSSREELIEDTQTDEYMGETNMGYSEAPNGSVRTLADRRPDSSHREPCTVEDTDSHTLSSVVVTDDNIMNTSQEDLIGADSDDEDC, encoded by the exons ATGGGTTTACTACATGATTCTGCGGCACGTTTAATGCCACTTttgtacacttttgtggatgtgtGTTTTGCTCTTACCATAATATCTGATTTGGGATCCGCTGACG TTATCTGTGACAGGCGAAATCAAACGAGTCCTGGCGTAGAAGAATTGGCGATGTACTGTCAGAATGGGGGTTCTTGTACATTACTTGGGTGCCATTGTGACGGAGGATTCTACGGCACTGTTTGTCAACATTCAG TTATAAATGCTGTAATTGTGGTCGTCGTGTGCATTTTACCGCCAGCTTCATGGACAATGGTCTTCTGCTATGGCTGCAAAGAAA GACGACGAAAAAGGCGATTACGACAATTAAGAAGACAACGGCAAATTGAGCGTAACGCATCCACCGATAATTTATCGCCTTCATTTTTTGCTGATGATCTACCTCCAAGTTACAGTGAAATAGCACACAATAACCCTATTGCATTATGTGGTATGGATGAAGAACCTTATCAG TCTTACACCGATGGCCCTCCACCACCAGATTACGACGACGTATTAAAGAAAGCTATAGAACTTGGAGCCATTCTTCCTCTTCAGGCCACAAGGCATTCTCTGGATATTGAAGCAACACATTCTACATACAATGAAGGAGTACACCAAGAAACACCAATTGACCGGGTGGAATCGTCGCCATCCTCAGTAAATGACTCTCTTTCTTCACCTCCTGTTACTATAACAACAATAGATGAAACTATGTCGACAAGATCCGAAGGGGTAATGGAGGACTCACGTGTCCAATCAAGTGTTATATTAGGCGATAATCCTGTGCATCATTCGTCTAGAGAAGAACTTATTGAGGACACGCAAACAGACGAATACATGGGTGAGACAAATATGGGCTATAGTGAAGCACCAAATGGCTCTGTAAGAACGCTAGCTGACAGGCGTCCAGATAGTAGCCATAGGGAGCCATGTACTGTTGAAGACACTGACTCACATACATTGTCAAGTGTTGTTGTTACGGATGACAATATAATGAATACGTCACAAGAAGATCTCATTGGAGCAGATTCAGATGATGAGGATTGTTAA